The Cohnella abietis genome has a segment encoding these proteins:
- a CDS encoding extracellular solute-binding protein, giving the protein MMGKKTSIILLSSMVVLSSALSACSSNKATSPNSTDATSTQSADPSQSKEVVTIRVQMGDGELTKEQIQEFNDSHPNIKVERVDADYNKLMAMVAANNAPDIIRVTGANELPSYVLRGLALNLTSYFESSEVFKKDDLLPIVDVFKFNGTTQGQGDMYGVPKDWSPDFTIFYNKKLFQEAGIPLPSATEPLTWDQIFDYAGKLTKKDGDKITQHGFLNFLGYGGAGDITPTQETLILQLQQQGKSLFDEQGKANFNSPEAIAILKQWVDAVKAGYGQSPLNPAVEWSPILFSDSKVGMIMAGYFLSNFFKENEKSKDHLSDFALMPTPVMAGGTQISATGAATGGIIYSKTKHPKEAWEVFEWYFGGKPADDRAKSGNGLPIFNSKMALLPQNNDFEKQSYEVVQNELKHLQPLKFNNFISAQGMQKIFEKLIVPVYFDKDTLESALEKMNTDANLLIQEGKEIAGVK; this is encoded by the coding sequence ATGATGGGGAAAAAGACTAGTATTATATTACTTTCTTCAATGGTTGTTCTCAGCAGTGCTTTGTCTGCATGTAGCTCGAACAAGGCGACAAGTCCAAATTCGACAGACGCTACTTCTACACAGTCAGCTGATCCATCGCAATCAAAGGAAGTCGTTACCATACGGGTTCAAATGGGTGACGGTGAGTTAACTAAAGAACAAATTCAGGAATTTAATGACAGCCATCCGAACATTAAGGTGGAGCGTGTAGATGCGGATTATAACAAGCTGATGGCGATGGTGGCCGCTAACAATGCTCCTGATATTATTCGTGTAACTGGAGCTAATGAGCTTCCCTCTTACGTGCTACGAGGATTGGCATTAAATTTGACAAGTTATTTTGAAAGCAGTGAAGTTTTCAAGAAAGATGATTTACTGCCTATCGTTGATGTATTTAAATTTAACGGCACTACCCAAGGACAAGGAGACATGTATGGTGTTCCTAAGGATTGGTCGCCGGATTTCACGATCTTTTATAACAAAAAACTATTTCAAGAGGCCGGAATTCCGCTTCCAAGCGCAACAGAGCCTTTAACGTGGGATCAAATATTTGATTATGCTGGCAAGCTGACGAAAAAAGATGGCGATAAAATAACGCAGCATGGCTTTCTTAATTTTCTTGGCTATGGCGGTGCAGGTGACATAACGCCAACTCAAGAGACGTTGATTCTGCAACTGCAGCAGCAAGGCAAGTCTTTATTCGATGAACAAGGGAAGGCGAACTTCAACAGTCCTGAAGCCATCGCCATCTTAAAGCAATGGGTCGATGCTGTAAAAGCTGGCTATGGACAAAGTCCGCTAAATCCAGCCGTAGAATGGTCACCTATCTTATTCTCTGACAGTAAAGTAGGCATGATCATGGCTGGATATTTCCTCTCGAATTTTTTTAAGGAGAACGAGAAGTCGAAGGATCATCTAAGTGACTTTGCATTAATGCCTACACCAGTAATGGCTGGCGGAACCCAAATTTCTGCGACAGGTGCTGCTACAGGTGGCATTATCTACAGTAAAACGAAGCACCCGAAAGAAGCCTGGGAAGTATTTGAATGGTATTTCGGAGGTAAACCAGCGGATGACCGTGCAAAGAGCGGTAATGGATTGCCAATATTTAATTCCAAGATGGCTCTTTTGCCTCAGAATAATGATTTTGAGAAACAAAGCTATGAAGTCGTACAAAATGAGCTTAAGCATCTTCAACCATTAAAATTTAATAACTTCATTTCTGCGCAAGGTATGCAGAAGATATTCGAAAAGCTGATTGTTCCGGTCTATTTTGACAAGGACACATTGGAATCTGCTCTAGAAAAAATGAATACAGATGCGAATTTGTTAATTCAAGAGGGTAAAGAAATTGCAGGCGTTAAATAA
- a CDS encoding carbohydrate ABC transporter permease codes for MKLFRYSQRTKEQLEFYALISPWFIVFLFLTLFPLLYGLYLSFTNFTGLNIDTLRNVGFNNYRRVFADNDAVYSLTRTLLITVINVPLTTIIGFMLALMLNYKVKGVGIYSSIFYLPTILPIMVTGIIWRVIFTKDGGILNQILDFVGIAPVNWLGYDNISISLLILLAWGSGGGLLIYLAGLKGISQELYESASIDGAKPFQRVMNITVPLMTPVLFFNIIMSIISSLQIFIQPIVLSSNTTNLLATPLRPNYLYSIHAFQQIFAFQRYGYGLAMLWLLFVAIVLLSIIVFYSSKYWVHYEVDQG; via the coding sequence ATGAAGCTTTTCAGATATAGTCAGAGAACGAAAGAACAATTAGAATTTTATGCTTTGATCTCGCCCTGGTTTATTGTTTTTCTATTCCTAACCTTGTTTCCACTTCTTTATGGATTGTATTTAAGCTTTACTAACTTTACCGGATTAAATATAGATACGCTTAGAAATGTAGGCTTTAACAATTATCGCAGAGTATTTGCAGATAACGATGCGGTCTATTCACTAACGCGTACTTTACTAATTACAGTAATTAATGTCCCGTTAACAACAATAATAGGGTTTATGCTTGCATTAATGTTAAATTACAAGGTTAAGGGCGTCGGGATTTATAGCTCTATTTTTTACTTACCAACGATTCTCCCAATCATGGTAACAGGCATTATTTGGCGGGTTATCTTTACTAAGGATGGTGGCATTCTTAACCAAATATTGGACTTTGTAGGCATAGCCCCGGTCAATTGGTTAGGCTACGATAATATATCGATCTCTCTACTCATTCTGCTAGCTTGGGGTAGCGGAGGCGGGTTGCTCATCTATCTTGCAGGATTAAAGGGGATTTCTCAAGAGCTGTATGAATCTGCTTCCATTGACGGAGCAAAACCGTTTCAACGCGTAATGAATATAACGGTTCCACTGATGACGCCAGTCCTTTTCTTTAATATTATTATGAGCATTATCAGCTCGTTGCAAATTTTCATTCAGCCCATTGTTTTATCTTCTAATACTACTAATTTGCTGGCAACACCTCTTCGTCCTAATTACTTATATTCAATCCATGCTTTTCAACAAATTTTTGCTTTTCAGAGATATGGGTACGGCTTGGCGATGCTTTGGCTGTTGTTTGTGGCCATTGTGCTTCTAAGCATTATTGTTTTCTATTCGAGTAAGTACTGGGTACACTATGAAGTTGATCAGGGGTAA
- a CDS encoding carbohydrate ABC transporter permease — protein sequence MIKQSALQPSKLSRGLLYFFLPVLGFIFAFPLLALAINSLQPINTTFAFFPTNFRFENFKSAVELIPFGKYLVNSVIITGITVILQSFISAIVGYAFARKKAKGKTILFFIVISTIMLPGIIAQIPTYVLFNKFGLLNSFLPWVLWGLGGNAFFIFLYRQFFAGIPKDLEDAARIDGCSSLSILFRIFLPISIPVLITTSIMAFNNSWGGDYLTPYMFLQEDKYPLVTALIQIGYVMPGNPGIKLDQILYAAVVMFVVPSVVIFIIGQRYMVDGFVNSGIKG from the coding sequence ATGATAAAACAATCTGCACTACAACCAAGCAAGCTTTCCCGGGGTCTACTTTATTTTTTTCTTCCCGTTTTAGGATTCATATTTGCTTTTCCTCTTTTGGCGCTGGCAATAAATTCTTTACAGCCGATCAATACAACGTTTGCTTTCTTTCCTACAAATTTTCGCTTTGAGAATTTCAAATCGGCGGTAGAGCTAATCCCATTCGGAAAATATCTAGTTAACTCAGTCATTATTACGGGAATTACCGTTATATTACAATCGTTCATTAGTGCTATTGTTGGATATGCATTTGCAAGAAAGAAGGCCAAAGGGAAAACGATATTGTTTTTTATCGTCATCTCTACCATTATGCTTCCAGGGATTATTGCTCAAATTCCAACCTATGTTTTGTTTAATAAATTTGGTTTATTAAATAGTTTTCTCCCTTGGGTATTGTGGGGATTGGGAGGTAATGCATTTTTTATCTTCTTGTATCGTCAATTTTTTGCGGGTATTCCCAAAGATTTGGAGGATGCTGCACGTATCGATGGCTGCTCATCTTTAAGCATTCTATTTAGGATTTTTCTTCCTATATCTATACCAGTATTAATAACAACCTCGATTATGGCGTTTAACAACAGTTGGGGCGGAGACTATCTGACACCCTATATGTTTCTGCAAGAAGACAAATATCCATTAGTTACTGCTCTGATACAGATCGGCTATGTGATGCCTGGCAATCCCGGTATTAAGCTTGATCAGATCTTATATGCTGCAGTCGTTATGTTCGTTGTACCGAGCGTTGTTATTTTCATAATCGGACAAAGATATATGGTGGATGGTTTTGTTAACTCTGGTATTAAAGGATAA
- a CDS encoding DUF6259 domain-containing protein, whose translation MRIIGKKYELHLNENTGSILSLISNNREFIKNGDKGRPLFTIRFRDREGKAIDLTALDAKQSYSGKLSEEINFYYKQLGIYEIDVEVKVNCPYNDALIYWNLSVVNQSDLIIEWIDFPDIVVPNDLTATGGSSKIVWPAMEGALIEDVTIREQGWLKYKETGYPSRGWEGIYPGPCPTQFMAYYNEQGGLYIGAHDEQANVKSIEFREYDDGVRLQFRLFAEGFGRGTYRMNYPMVLGVFQGDWCDAASLYRDWYQSSTARKAPKLEHNPDIPQWLLDSPVIVTYPVRGTKDVGNMDPNEYFPYSNAIPDLKRLSKAFDSKVMALLMHWEGTAPWAPPYVWPPFGGEEIFKHFVDQMHEEGHLVGLYGSGIAWTNESLLVPEYNKQAQLEAENLKEIMCAPPEGEIPFSLICGGGQRWGYDMCPTNDFVTKTVSNEVKHILDSGCDYIQYFDQNLGGLSYLCFNEKHGHPPGPGKWQKEAMIHLYQHLRELVEESGRKVLIGCEAAAAEPFIPDLLFNDMRFNINLWVGTPIPLYQFVYHEYVNNFMGNQNTVGSSIDLNRSPNNILWRTAYSFNAGDMMTVVLREHGNIHWDWGTEWTESLPDQDHIMNLIHNLNGWRTGFAKPYLVFGRMEKPLALLCEQIETIYMQDGHQLNNPSLLTSLWRSSGDQLAQLIVNYTPNRQSGVIFSEERAGTTTDIITSVDGSQMIQKRFSEQGQLSVEVEPLSAIMLML comes from the coding sequence TTGCGAATTATCGGAAAAAAATATGAGCTGCACCTGAATGAGAATACCGGATCGATTCTATCATTGATTAGTAATAACCGTGAATTTATTAAGAATGGCGATAAAGGCCGCCCTTTGTTTACGATTCGGTTTCGGGACAGAGAGGGCAAGGCAATAGATCTTACTGCATTGGATGCAAAACAATCATATTCTGGAAAATTAAGCGAAGAAATAAATTTCTACTACAAGCAGCTTGGAATCTATGAGATAGATGTCGAAGTGAAAGTCAACTGTCCGTATAACGATGCATTGATATATTGGAATTTGTCCGTCGTTAATCAGAGTGATCTAATCATCGAATGGATTGATTTCCCTGATATTGTTGTGCCGAATGATCTGACGGCAACAGGCGGTTCATCAAAGATTGTATGGCCCGCAATGGAAGGGGCATTAATTGAAGATGTGACAATTAGAGAGCAGGGCTGGTTGAAATATAAGGAAACAGGCTATCCAAGTAGAGGCTGGGAAGGCATTTATCCAGGGCCTTGTCCTACACAATTTATGGCCTATTACAATGAACAAGGCGGATTATACATTGGGGCTCATGATGAACAAGCCAATGTGAAGTCCATCGAGTTTAGGGAATATGACGATGGGGTAAGATTGCAATTTCGGTTGTTTGCTGAAGGATTTGGGCGAGGAACTTACAGGATGAATTATCCCATGGTGCTTGGTGTGTTTCAAGGAGATTGGTGTGATGCCGCAAGCCTGTATAGAGATTGGTATCAGTCATCTACTGCTCGTAAAGCACCAAAGCTTGAGCACAATCCGGATATTCCACAATGGCTGCTAGACTCGCCTGTTATCGTAACCTATCCTGTTCGAGGGACGAAGGATGTTGGGAATATGGACCCCAATGAATATTTCCCTTACAGCAATGCCATCCCTGACCTAAAGAGATTATCAAAGGCTTTTGACAGTAAAGTCATGGCATTACTTATGCATTGGGAAGGCACTGCGCCATGGGCACCACCCTATGTTTGGCCGCCATTCGGAGGAGAAGAGATATTCAAGCACTTTGTGGATCAGATGCATGAAGAAGGACATCTTGTAGGTTTATATGGTAGTGGCATTGCATGGACCAATGAAAGCTTGTTGGTTCCTGAATATAACAAACAGGCACAATTGGAAGCGGAAAATTTAAAGGAAATTATGTGTGCCCCACCTGAAGGGGAAATACCATTTTCATTGATTTGTGGCGGCGGACAACGATGGGGGTACGATATGTGCCCGACAAACGATTTTGTAACGAAAACGGTATCGAATGAAGTGAAGCATATTCTCGATAGCGGATGCGACTACATTCAATATTTCGATCAAAACCTAGGTGGCCTATCCTATTTATGTTTTAACGAAAAGCACGGTCACCCACCGGGACCTGGCAAATGGCAGAAGGAAGCTATGATTCATTTGTATCAGCATTTACGAGAATTGGTTGAGGAATCAGGTCGTAAAGTGTTGATTGGCTGTGAAGCGGCAGCGGCGGAGCCCTTCATTCCAGATTTATTGTTTAATGATATGCGATTTAACATTAATTTGTGGGTCGGAACCCCGATTCCCCTCTATCAATTTGTCTATCATGAGTATGTAAACAATTTTATGGGAAATCAGAATACGGTCGGTTCTTCTATTGACCTTAACCGGTCTCCGAACAATATCCTTTGGCGTACAGCTTACTCGTTTAACGCTGGTGATATGATGACAGTTGTTCTGAGAGAACATGGAAATATTCATTGGGATTGGGGTACAGAATGGACGGAATCCCTTCCTGATCAAGACCATATCATGAATCTCATTCACAATCTGAATGGATGGAGAACAGGCTTTGCTAAGCCTTATCTTGTATTTGGCCGTATGGAGAAACCATTGGCATTGCTGTGTGAACAAATTGAAACCATATACATGCAGGATGGACATCAGTTGAACAATCCGTCATTGTTGACAAGTTTATGGAGAAGCTCTGGCGATCAATTGGCACAGCTCATTGTGAACTACACTCCTAATCGTCAAAGTGGAGTCATTTTCTCGGAAGAACGAGCGGGAACAACGACGGATATCATAACAAGTGTTGATGGTAGCCAAATGATTCAGAAGAGATTTTCGGAGCAAGGACAATTAAGTGTTGAAGTGGAGCCATTAAGTGCAATAATGCTGATGCTTTAA